The following proteins are co-located in the Canis lupus dingo isolate Sandy chromosome 31, ASM325472v2, whole genome shotgun sequence genome:
- the ATP5PO gene encoding ATP synthase subunit O, mitochondrial isoform X1 — protein sequence MRAPLSLSDAGLTYSPPEKMAAPAVSGLSRQVRCFSTSVVRPFSKLVRPPVQIYGIEGRYATALYSAASKQNKLEQVEKELLRVAQILKEPKMAASIMNPYIKRSVKVKSLNDMTAKERFSPITSNLINLLAENGRLNNTPGVISAFSTMMSVHRGEVPCTVTTASPLDEATLTELKTVLKSFLSKGQVLKLEVKVDPSIMGGMIVRIGEKYADMSARTKIQKLSRAMREVF from the exons ATGCGTGCGCCCTTGAGTCTCTCTGACGCGGGTTTGACCTACAGCCCCCCGGAGAAGATGGCCGCCCCAGCGGTGTCCGGGCTGTCCCGGCAG GTGCGGTGCTTTAGCACATCTGTGGTCAGGCCGTTTTCCAAGCTCGTGAGG ccaCCTGTTCAGATATATGGTATCGAAGGTCGCTATGCCACTGCTCTTTATTCTGCTGCATCGAAACAGAATAAACTGGAACAAGTAGAAAAGGAATTGTTGAGAGTAGCA CAAATCTTGAAGGAACCTAAAATGGCTGCTTCCATTATGAATCCCTACATAAAGCGTTCCGTGAAAGTGAAAAGCCTAAATGACATGACAGCAAAAGAGAGGTTCTCTCCTATCACATCCAACCTGATCA ATTTGCTTGCTGAGAACGGTCGCTTGAACAATACCCCTGGAGTCATTTCTGCCTTTTCCACCATGATGAGTGTGCACCGTGGAGAAGTGCCGTGCACAGTGACCACCGCGTCT CCTTTGGATGAAGCCACTCTTACTGAACTAAAAACGGTCCTGAAGAGCTTCCTAAGCAAAGGCCAAGTATTGAAATTGGAAGTTAAG GTTGATCCGTCAATCATGGGGGGAATGATTGTCCGTATTGGAGAGAAATATGCTGATATGTCTGCAAGGACCAAGATTCAGAAGCTGAGCAGGGCCATGCGGGAGGTTTTCTGA
- the ATP5PO gene encoding ATP synthase subunit O, mitochondrial isoform X2 — MRAPLSLSDAGLTYSPPEKMAAPAVSGLSRQVRCFSTSVVRPFSKLVRPPVQIYGIEGRYATALYSAASKQNKLEQVEKELLRQILKEPKMAASIMNPYIKRSVKVKSLNDMTAKERFSPITSNLINLLAENGRLNNTPGVISAFSTMMSVHRGEVPCTVTTASPLDEATLTELKTVLKSFLSKGQVLKLEVKVDPSIMGGMIVRIGEKYADMSARTKIQKLSRAMREVF, encoded by the exons ATGCGTGCGCCCTTGAGTCTCTCTGACGCGGGTTTGACCTACAGCCCCCCGGAGAAGATGGCCGCCCCAGCGGTGTCCGGGCTGTCCCGGCAG GTGCGGTGCTTTAGCACATCTGTGGTCAGGCCGTTTTCCAAGCTCGTGAGG ccaCCTGTTCAGATATATGGTATCGAAGGTCGCTATGCCACTGCTCTTTATTCTGCTGCATCGAAACAGAATAAACTGGAACAAGTAGAAAAGGAATTGTTGAGA CAAATCTTGAAGGAACCTAAAATGGCTGCTTCCATTATGAATCCCTACATAAAGCGTTCCGTGAAAGTGAAAAGCCTAAATGACATGACAGCAAAAGAGAGGTTCTCTCCTATCACATCCAACCTGATCA ATTTGCTTGCTGAGAACGGTCGCTTGAACAATACCCCTGGAGTCATTTCTGCCTTTTCCACCATGATGAGTGTGCACCGTGGAGAAGTGCCGTGCACAGTGACCACCGCGTCT CCTTTGGATGAAGCCACTCTTACTGAACTAAAAACGGTCCTGAAGAGCTTCCTAAGCAAAGGCCAAGTATTGAAATTGGAAGTTAAG GTTGATCCGTCAATCATGGGGGGAATGATTGTCCGTATTGGAGAGAAATATGCTGATATGTCTGCAAGGACCAAGATTCAGAAGCTGAGCAGGGCCATGCGGGAGGTTTTCTGA
- the ATP5PO gene encoding ATP synthase subunit O, mitochondrial isoform X3, which yields MRAPLSLSDAGLTYSPPEKMAAPAVSGLSRQVRCFSTSVVRPFSKLVRIYGIEGRYATALYSAASKQNKLEQVEKELLRVAQILKEPKMAASIMNPYIKRSVKVKSLNDMTAKERFSPITSNLINLLAENGRLNNTPGVISAFSTMMSVHRGEVPCTVTTASPLDEATLTELKTVLKSFLSKGQVLKLEVKVDPSIMGGMIVRIGEKYADMSARTKIQKLSRAMREVF from the exons ATGCGTGCGCCCTTGAGTCTCTCTGACGCGGGTTTGACCTACAGCCCCCCGGAGAAGATGGCCGCCCCAGCGGTGTCCGGGCTGTCCCGGCAG GTGCGGTGCTTTAGCACATCTGTGGTCAGGCCGTTTTCCAAGCTCGTGAGG ATATATGGTATCGAAGGTCGCTATGCCACTGCTCTTTATTCTGCTGCATCGAAACAGAATAAACTGGAACAAGTAGAAAAGGAATTGTTGAGAGTAGCA CAAATCTTGAAGGAACCTAAAATGGCTGCTTCCATTATGAATCCCTACATAAAGCGTTCCGTGAAAGTGAAAAGCCTAAATGACATGACAGCAAAAGAGAGGTTCTCTCCTATCACATCCAACCTGATCA ATTTGCTTGCTGAGAACGGTCGCTTGAACAATACCCCTGGAGTCATTTCTGCCTTTTCCACCATGATGAGTGTGCACCGTGGAGAAGTGCCGTGCACAGTGACCACCGCGTCT CCTTTGGATGAAGCCACTCTTACTGAACTAAAAACGGTCCTGAAGAGCTTCCTAAGCAAAGGCCAAGTATTGAAATTGGAAGTTAAG GTTGATCCGTCAATCATGGGGGGAATGATTGTCCGTATTGGAGAGAAATATGCTGATATGTCTGCAAGGACCAAGATTCAGAAGCTGAGCAGGGCCATGCGGGAGGTTTTCTGA